From a single bacterium genomic region:
- the acs gene encoding acetate--CoA ligase — protein sequence MTGKYAEITKRALANPDEFWAEQAEKLHWFRKWDTVLDRSNEPFYRYFTGGLTNVCYNAVDRHVLAGAGDRVAVIWESPETGLCRKITYRELLDEVSAFAAVLQEHGVTKGDRVLIYLPMVPETMVAMLACARIGAPHAVVFAGFSTESLADRIDDAGVKLVVCADAGKRKQKTVDLKGIADKALELAKNKVPVVIVFDRGLGKWNRVEGRDKLWSEEMAKHRGAKVDCVPVESSHPLYLLYTSGTTGKPKGVVRDSGGHMTALASSMPLIYGTKPGDVYFSTSDFGWTVGHSYVCYAPLLAGLTTVVYEGTPDFPDPGIWWQVCEKHKVNVMFSAPTAMRMLRKFPSDWFEKHDLSALRYIFLAGEPLDEPTWRWAKDALKKPVIDHYWQTESGWPMLSNMPGVEMLPFKPGSPTKAVYGWDLIVVNENGDEVPFGTRGLLVARPPLPAGTFLTLWGDDDRYVQTYWKHFQNKSLFYTGDYAIRDEEGYFWVLGRADEVINIAGHRLGTREVEEVISGHPAVAEASAVGVADELKGQAVVGFVVLKQGQEPSDATRKSIINLVREKIGAIAAPRDVQFVKMLPKTRSGKVMRRVLKGITEGAKMGDLTTLEDGASVDEVKKAVEIMTGNADK from the coding sequence GTGACCGGCAAATACGCAGAAATCACCAAGCGCGCGCTCGCAAACCCGGACGAGTTCTGGGCCGAGCAGGCCGAGAAGCTGCACTGGTTCCGGAAATGGGACACAGTGCTCGACCGGTCGAACGAGCCCTTCTACCGCTACTTCACCGGCGGGCTGACTAACGTGTGCTACAACGCGGTTGACCGGCACGTGCTCGCCGGCGCCGGCGACCGCGTCGCGGTTATCTGGGAAAGCCCGGAAACCGGCCTGTGCCGGAAGATCACCTACCGCGAACTGCTCGATGAGGTCAGCGCGTTTGCTGCTGTCCTGCAGGAACACGGCGTCACGAAGGGCGACCGCGTTCTCATCTACCTGCCGATGGTGCCGGAGACGATGGTGGCGATGCTGGCGTGCGCCCGAATCGGCGCGCCCCATGCCGTGGTATTTGCCGGCTTCAGCACCGAGTCGCTGGCCGACCGGATTGACGACGCGGGAGTGAAGCTTGTCGTCTGCGCCGACGCGGGTAAGCGTAAGCAGAAGACGGTTGACCTGAAGGGCATCGCGGACAAGGCGCTCGAACTCGCCAAAAACAAGGTGCCGGTCGTCATCGTCTTTGACCGGGGACTCGGCAAGTGGAACCGGGTTGAAGGTCGGGACAAGCTCTGGTCCGAAGAGATGGCCAAGCACCGCGGGGCGAAGGTCGATTGCGTGCCGGTCGAGTCGAGCCACCCGCTGTATCTTCTGTACACGTCCGGCACGACCGGGAAGCCCAAGGGCGTGGTGCGCGATAGCGGCGGCCACATGACCGCGCTCGCGTCCTCGATGCCGCTGATTTACGGCACGAAGCCGGGCGACGTCTACTTCTCCACGTCGGACTTCGGGTGGACCGTCGGGCACAGCTACGTCTGTTACGCGCCGCTGCTGGCCGGGCTGACCACTGTCGTGTATGAGGGTACTCCGGACTTTCCCGACCCGGGAATCTGGTGGCAAGTGTGCGAGAAGCACAAGGTGAACGTGATGTTCTCGGCGCCGACCGCGATGCGGATGCTGCGCAAGTTCCCTTCGGACTGGTTCGAGAAACACGACCTGTCGGCCCTGCGCTACATCTTCCTTGCCGGCGAGCCGCTGGACGAGCCGACCTGGCGTTGGGCCAAGGATGCGCTGAAGAAGCCGGTCATCGACCACTACTGGCAGACCGAATCGGGCTGGCCCATGCTTTCCAACATGCCCGGGGTCGAAATGCTGCCCTTCAAACCGGGCTCACCCACCAAGGCCGTGTACGGCTGGGACCTGATTGTTGTCAACGAGAACGGGGACGAAGTCCCGTTTGGGACACGCGGGCTCTTGGTGGCGCGACCGCCGCTGCCCGCCGGTACGTTCCTTACTCTTTGGGGCGACGACGACCGATACGTCCAGACCTACTGGAAGCACTTCCAGAACAAGTCGCTCTTCTACACTGGCGACTACGCCATTCGCGACGAGGAAGGCTACTTCTGGGTCTTGGGCCGGGCCGACGAGGTCATCAACATCGCCGGGCACCGGCTGGGCACCCGCGAAGTTGAGGAAGTCATCTCAGGGCATCCGGCCGTGGCTGAAGCCAGCGCGGTCGGCGTGGCCGACGAGCTGAAGGGGCAGGCGGTCGTGGGCTTCGTGGTCCTGAAGCAGGGACAGGAACCGAGCGACGCCACCCGCAAGTCGATCATCAATCTCGTCCGAGAGAAGATCGGTGCGATTGCCGCGCCCCGCGACGTCCAGTTCGTGAAGATGCTGCCCAAGACCCGCTCGGGCAAAGTCATGCGCCGTGTGCTCAAGGGCATCACCGAAGGCGCCAAGATGGGCGACCTGACCACACTTGAAGACGGTGCCTCGGTCGATGAAGTGAAGAAGGCGGTCGAGATCATGACCGGCAACGCCGACAAGTAG
- a CDS encoding nucleotidyltransferase family protein has protein sequence MATQCITKETLLSRRAEILAVARKRGARNVRIFGSVARGEAGPDSDVDILVEFEPGRSLLDHAGLMLDLSELLGCKVDVVTDRGLRPRIRNRVLLEAVPL, from the coding sequence GTGGCGACCCAGTGCATCACCAAAGAAACGCTCCTGTCCAGGCGGGCCGAGATTCTGGCCGTAGCCCGGAAGCGCGGTGCCCGGAACGTGCGTATCTTCGGCTCGGTTGCGCGCGGTGAAGCCGGGCCCGACAGCGACGTCGACATCCTGGTGGAGTTTGAGCCCGGCCGGAGTCTTCTGGACCACGCGGGTCTGATGCTTGATCTCAGCGAACTGCTCGGCTGCAAGGTGGATGTCGTGACGGACCGCGGACTCCGGCCTCGTATTCGCAACAGAGTGCTGCTCGAAGCC